The Mixophyes fleayi isolate aMixFle1 chromosome 9, aMixFle1.hap1, whole genome shotgun sequence DNA window AATGAGTGCTAGTGGCTTTGTTCAAGTATGTAGATAGGTGAGATCTTGTAGGGTTTTTCCCTGACATGTGCCAAATTTCAGGGCTGATATTCTCACGTGTGGAAGAAGAACATCTGTGGGACTGTAAACAGCTGGGCGTGTACTCTCCCTACGTGCTCCTGAACACACTCATGTTCTTTAATACCAAGTTCTTTGGCCTGCGCACCGCAGAAGAGCATATGCAGCTGTCGTTTACCAGTGTTGTTAGACATTCCCGCAAGTGCACAACCAGCAGGGGAACCTCGAAAGTAGTGAGCATCCGATACTACCCTCCTGTGCGACAAAAGAAAGGCAGAGGTATTTCGCATCACGCtataaaaatactaattttaTTCTCTCCACTATTCTTATTTAAAGTTAAGTCCTGCTCTTTCAATGACTGTCAATTTAAGCAGTTTCCTACTGCCTCAACTGCTGTGTACATATTTTATAATCTCATCATTGCattgccaccatcttcactctAAATGTTTGTCTGTATACTGTGAGAATAACTTTAttttgtgcctctgtccctcaAGAAAGCTTAGCTAAAAGAAAGCGTGACGATGACCAGCCGCCATTACTGGAGCAGCACGAGAATAAGATGAACCCGTTGCGCTGCCCTGTCAAGTTCTATGAGTTTTACCTTTCAAAATGGTATTTCCTTTTCAGTGTTGTTTACCTAGCAATATAATTGCTTTTTTCACTTAATATTGGTATTTGCTTTTTAATATACCTTGCATCCTACGCCCCTCAAATCTCCACTCCACCACCCGCAAAATGGAATTGTAATTTACATTACCTTTCTAACATTCCCTAAATGCCACTTGTGATTTCTTGTTAATCACAACACTCTATGCGTATACACACAATTCCCAGTCCAACATCTTTCCTTTTAATCTTGCATATTCCTCCAGCTGACTTCTGTCTTTTATCAACAGCCCTGAGAATCTTCGAAACCGTACCGATGTATTCTACTTGCAGCCTGAGCGTTCGTGTGTGGCAGAATCTCCTCTATGGTACTCTGTTATCCCTATGGACAAAAGCATGCTACAGAGTATGCTGAGCCGTATCTCAGCTGTGAGGGAGGTGTATGAGGAGCAACTTAGAGGGGGCAATATTGGCGAGGACACTGACTAAACGGATTTGGGGATGGGGGAGAATGATGACAAGACACAATGGAGTTCTGTAAGCTCTCCATCCCTTGCACTCTGAATTTGAAGACTAATGGACAGGATAAGGAACTTCAGTTTAAGATCTTATCTACtacagactggagcacagaaagTGCTGGACACTCTTCGCCTTCACACCTTCCTGAAAGCTTTATGTTGCAGAATAACTTATCAATGTGCTATCCTCACATCCTCTTCATCATTGGAGGGCAAGTGAGAGAAGGGGAGGGCTGGTGACTGTGGTTTCAGATTCTCTGATATGGGCTTGAATGAAATGCAGTTGGACTAGGGCCAGTAGGATCAGCATCATGGAGGACAAAGTATCACCTCTTCCATAGTAGATATTTCTGCTTCTACCATACACACCATCACACTTGTGAATGCACTTAATGACACCTTACCTAACCTACCTGTTCTCCGTTAGTTTTCATTTTGTGTTTTTCTCTACATCAACTCTAGTATTCGAGTTCCTCAACTGAATTATACAGGTTTTTACTGGCCTCTTATGTGCCCATCAGCTGATCATATAAAGCTTCTGCAGCTGACATAGTTGAGGTTACATGAATTCATTCTGACTAATGAACTTACTTATGTGTTTACATATTCTGCATTGGGTTAACATTTACTTTGTGATTGTCACTGGCCAGCAGGTGTCCTTTCATGACATgtttgtttgaattttttttgagGAGAGCAAAGCTAGTGCTGCTAATTTCAGTCTTCATTCTGGGACATCCTGAACCaccattttactttttttgtgtCCTCGGAGGTGACCAGTCCTGCGCCCAGGCCCTTTTTGTTCTAAGTGGACTGCACATTCAAAATGGTTTGGTGATTTGGCATTTCTGTGGATGACACTTATTGTCGTCGTTCccccatattttttttaacctgttcAATGGTTCGGCTGCTTTTCAGATATGTACATACTGTTTTTATGCGTGTGCTCTTAGCACCCGCCCCATGTTCTCACTCGTCATGTGCCAGTTCCTGGCCGAGCCCTGTTTGTGGGAAGGATTAATTgcaaataaaatgattttaatttccttcatgAGTGACTGCTACAAGACCCCTGTGTTGGTGTATGAAAGATGCAGCCAATACTGTGTTGTTTCTGAACATTCTCAATGGGAGCGAATGAGTTCTTTTGATTGAGAATTGTCTGGCTTTTTCCCTCTAAAATGTAGTGTACTTCTACCTCAGGCATTTGTGATTGCTACTGCTCCATGTCTGGTCCTCCTCCCTCTGGACTCTATAGACCCCTGTATGCATACACCTGTCATCAAACATGCTTCTCCAAGAATAAACTTCAGAACAAGCCGCGCATGAATATCATGCGCTTAACGAAGATATAACTACACAAGTGCACTGTACTGGTGCCAAGGATGATAAAATCTTAGTGGGAGCTGGTGAGAAAAATCCATGaagaactgttttttttcatttctttaatcCATTATGACACAATGTGTAAACTTGTCGTTTCCCAAACGATATTTAAGAGGTTATATGTTCATACcgcattgtatttttattatgcagTAGTGCAAATATTTGTTTCTTGGACAACAATCATATACACTGCCTTTTACACACAACCTCTCCCATCCACACCTGACATTCATTCTGAGCTATTTCATTCACTGAGTATATTGTGCCTGAAGGCCAGCATATGTTATATTTTAGCTACTAACTGTATTCAAATCTAATGGTTACAAAACACATAATTAACGAGTACTTGTCTCTGATAGATACTATTTTGTAAGTAATGGAGAGAGCTTCTTTCATGCAGTGGAGTAGTGGTTGGGTAGAAATAAGTGCTATATACTATTACATCACATTTATATGAATTATGTAATATTAAGCAACATGGAGGACTCTGTAGCAgcaacaatatttatataaaaaaaaaaatagtatttgcaGCTCTCTATTGaatcatttctatttttttcccttcgtgctttttttctatttttgtttttttgttcccagAATCAAAAAAGATCCTGTTGCTGTAGCTCTGTGTAGTTTTGCACAAGGAAACGGCACCTTATTTTGTGGTTTGACACTGCAGTTCAGTCTGAGGAGTGAGTGATGAGTTGCTTTATCCTGACAAGGGTTTAGACataagtttttattaaaaaaaaatatatatatattttattttatttttactcgaTAGTAGGCCTAATTGTGTGCTAATCTTTCCCACCTTcctacttttttaattttattaaattaatgtgtAAAGACAACTGAAACACCCATTTCCTTTTTTCATTTTCAgcattttacagtattttttacatttattgagtGTCAGTTCAGTGGTTTATGAACAGAGTAGTTGCAGGTTTGTACCTCTACATCAATTTGTTAGTATACCCATATAACTGTCAGAAAACACATCCTGTAAATACTCCATGTTCAATCACAAATGATCAACTATGCCATGTATATTATGTGGCAGACTGTTCTATACATTGTTACTTTACTTGCTTTGTGGAACAACAATGATGGCTGTTGCGAACTCATTTCagcagaatttttattttaattaattttataaatatttaaataacatgtAAAAGGAGTCTGTTTACAGATCATTTTGCTCACTgtcatcagtgatgtcacaaacTAAAGACATGAACTCTAAAGTGTTTCAGTTGCATTTCATTGTCTACAGTCCTATATTTATTCCCAGCTGTACTCCTTCACACTGCAAGAGCTCCAGGCCGTGACCTGGTGCTACTCTGCCTGCTTTGTCTGCTTTGTATCCTCTGCTGCTCAGCGTGGTCCATTTCACTTCCGCTGTCTGATGCTACATTCAGCTCCGGAATACCATTGCGCTCCACAGCCTGGTTATCTCTATTTTGTTTCCTTGCAGCCTGGCTGCTGTCTATGGCAGAGGGCGTGTTCTTGCTTGAGGAGAGGGGGAATGGGAGAGACGGGCTAAAATTTGACCCTTTTTCTGAAGGAGAAAAGTGGGGATAATGTGGTATAATGTGGGTATGCGTGATTGTTCCAGTCTTCACTGGTAATTTGGGCCCTGATTCGCAGTGTGCACCTGCCAGGCCCTGCCTGCACTTGGTGAATCCAAGATAATAAATTTCAATCAGGTTGAGCAGCAGAGACAAGCATGCAACGACCAGCatgaacataataaatattgtctTTTCTGTGGGACGTGAGATGTAACAATTAACTGTGTTGGGGCATGGCCAGCGACTACAAGTGTAGAGTGGCTGCAGCTGAAATCCATAAAGAAAATATTGTGCCACAATAAATCCTACCTCAAACAATGTCTTGAAGAGGACATTGAATACATATGTTCGTAGAAGTGCACCTCGCAGCCGTACTTTGCCCATGTCATCTTTGATTGATGGTTTAGAGGGTTTTGTTGAATCCAGTAGCAGCTGTTTATCACTCGGAGTGTCTCCTTTGCTTTGACGTAACTTCTCCTTTTGTTTCTGCTTTTCCTCTAAGCGAACGAGATGCAAAATATGTCCTAGGTAAATGAGTGTTGGGGTTGATACGAAGATAATTTGAAGTACCCAAAAGCGTATGTGTGAAATGGGGAATGTTCTGTCATAACACACATTCTGACAACCGGGTTGTTTGGTGTCACAGGTGAAGCCAGACAGTTCATCCCCCCAAACTTtctctgctgctgttcctaaGACAAGTATCCGGAAGATGAAAAGAACGGTTAACCAGACTTTGCCCACAACAGTAGAATGTTCCTGTGCTTTCTCTAGAAGTTTCCCTAGCAAGTTCCAGTCTCCCATTTGAACATTGGTCACATCTCACCCtggaaaaaaagtgaaaaaatcaGTGGTTGTAAGAAGATCTAAATGTGCAGCTTCCCATAATTATAATATATCATTCAGTGTTACTTACCTATAGCATAGATAGCTTAGTGGCTGTTTATCCCAAACTATCACTGTCTCTTCAGTGCTATATTATGTCGTGGGGGTCTTTCAGTCTCTACCTTCTGAGTATCCGCCTCAGGCCTCTCCTAGCGTCCCTGAACAACCCCTCCCCCTTGTGTATTACTTGTTATTTTTagagtagatttttttttctaaatatactTGCACTGAGCTGTGGAATTTCTGTGCCTCCTTGTGAACGTCACAAGTATCGGCTTTATTTCCCTAACGCTGTCAAAGAAGACTGGGCAGACATGTGTTGGTGATCTGTCAATCAGTAGGTTTAACAGCTGTACGTCCTTTATTGTGTTCCCTAATTGTGGTAGCAGCAGCAAATCTTCCTTCAGGAAGTATTTTGTGCTGTCATATTCCTCAGTTTTGTTCCATCTGCATTTCCAATGTATAGTTTTCATCCACATTAATCTATGGTTTAACTCTGTCACTTATGAGTTGGTAATCCCTCCAGCATCCATTGGATTGGCTCTGATTTCAGCTTTTCAAAGCTGGTTTCCTTACTCTgatagataaaaacaaaaatggattACTGATGTTTATGCTACCCAAGTTTTTAGGGAATCCATTGGCAAATTGTTTATCTGattgttttttgggggtgtgtggtttgttttttggggttttttttttttgttttttttttttttgttttttttttattgagattttaatACATCAACTCTAATGTCGAGGTAAGTTTTTGATACATTTTTCTACACAGTGTCATTTACAAGCTACGAAATCTGTGGACCTGCAAAACTATTTTGTGTGCAAATGTGCATTGACTGCTTGGTACatctccatacctcccaacattgtccTGGATGTAGTCATCCTTGATCCGGAAGTAGCAAAAATGGGCATTGTCGTGCCATTTCTGGAGTTGCGGGCAGCACTTTGGTAGCGCTAGGCTACACCGTCCCTTAAAAACATGCTTGAATGGTCCAGCACACTATTATTGATATCTGCCACATGAGTGGGAATATACCTACCTACTCATTTCTGCAGGTAGGCAATTCCCGCAATCCGCCCAACTTCTCTCGGGCTAGTGCAAATGTTTGCACCTCTACAGATGCTGCTATCTTGGTGTGCAAATCTATGTTCTTCCTTATAAAAATTTAAGCACTTGTACAAATTTAGACTAAACTTTTACAcatttttgtggtttgtaaatgagTGAGTAGGGAAAGGACTGATGCAGGTGCTTTGGGCACATTGTTAAGCTGGGATGGGTGCATTGAAAATATCAATATTAAACATTGTTTGACTTGCTCACCATGCACATTTCCCTTTTTTGAAATGGTGGGGGGTAGCAGTTATCAGTTGACCCATGCAGCCCCTATTTACTCAGCTGTGCCATACACCATCTTCCAACAATAATAAACCACCAGTTTTTAAGGCAAACACTGCAGCCTGCACTAATAGCATCATACACAAAATGGTTAACTTTGGATGCCTAGAAGCTAATTCTCAACTTCTGTAATTAAATTAGTGGTTATCTTTCAGTCATTAATGACGGCACTGGAAAAAAGAATGGAGTCCATCTCCTACCTATAAACTCCCCTGTTCCCTTCTCATCCTTAGTTCCTTGTCCATTGTATGGGCATAGGGAACAGATGTTTTGGTCCCTAAAATTCTCTATTACATTATTCGAAGGACAGCCTTAGCTAAGCTCTGGAGGCAAGgtggtgttttttgtttgttgttttttttgtttatatataaaaaacaccacaGAGTTGAATGTCACCTGCACACTCCCCATCATTTTGGGGACCTTCTAAAAAGGGGGTTTGTTTTAACAATGCAATAACATCTCAAGACAGTGGACTCCCTACAGAGGCTGGACCTGTGGTTCCACAAGTTTACAGGGGCTGTTGCCTTTTGACTACCGCTTGGAAATAGGGGGAGTGCTGGAATATCAGCAGCTCCTGTGCGGTCAGAGAGTCTTCAGTGCACTATTGCAATGTAGAAGAGGGCTGCCACAATACTTTGAGCCTCCAAAGTTGATTTAGCCTGTTACAGCAATATGTACAGTGGCCACTGATTGGTCTAGTCTTTCCTGGGGGCAAAGTCTCAGACAATTGGGACCGACTCAGAGGATCCATCTTTTCAAGGAAGTGGTTTGTCTTTCTACTAGCGGGGAGACAAGTGACAATTCAGAGAGCAGATGATAATACACATTCAGTTTTTCCTTTTGGGGGTGCGAGCATGTCTTGACTGTCATGCATCCACATGGTAATTATCTAGGCCCCCAACCTTGTGTTCCATAGTTATGTCTGTGGCAGACTGAGGTATAAATCTGCTTTCCTTGTAAGTAATAAGCGCTGGTGCCATATATCAAAAAGTgcaatacaaatgcaaaaaatacaAAGCGCATGCACCTGTTAACAGCATCTGGTGTTGATGGGTGTATGGGTGAGAGACTAGTCGGCAAcgggaatataaaataaaattgatgcaagtaaaataaaaatcaaagtaAAAATTTAAGATAAATTTAAAACCAGGTGAAATTGaattagtaaaaaaaactaaaataaatgctAGATAAAAGGAAACAAAATCAATATGCGAGAAATGGGTAAGTTTGAATTGGTGAAATAATAagtaatttttttcccttttgatTAAGTTTCGCATGCAAGCAATAACTACAGTAGGCAAAGTTATTTCACTCTCCAATTTACATATTCGCCAAAAAAGTGTTGAGTCCCTTCCGTTTAGGGAACGGAAGGTGAGCCTTTCCCTATCCCGTCCGGAGTTTTTACTATGggttttgaatgctgcttgccgCTCTCTATGTGCTAGCCGCTTCCTGGATCAGTGAAACGCAACCGTACAGAAGCAGGCAAGGGAAGttcagatgtaaaattgataatcTATATTAATCGAGGGCAATTAGTTCCCTCTTTTTAATTCCTGTACCTCACTTAGTCTGTGGACTGCATCAACTGCCTATATATTGATGGAGTTATGGGACCCAAGTATCTGAGGCATTTCTGCACTAGATTCTGTCTGTGTCCGATTTCAATCTGAAACTGCCTTTTCAAAAAAAGTTGAAGGATTGCAGGTGCCTCGATGCTCTGAAGTATAAAATCCTTCTTTCCTGACAATTGGGCTTCTGTGGAATGTTTCAGTTGGGTCGGTAGAGGACCCCTTCTTGAGTAAAGAGGAAAACAAAGACAGGAACAATTACTAAGACTGGGCCCTAGACAATTCAGCAGCCTCTCCTGAATTGTGTTCATCTCTGTTCCTGATTCTGTCAACAAACTTATCAAGGTGGCACTTTTGCTGTTCAGCATTCAGGACACACAAGACCAAGAtcaactgtgacaggatggacctcctatgccaccctgtccatgtTGCTGGGGACCTGCTGGGCTTGCCTTTTCACTGTTCCCTtactttatcccaaattgtgcccctctaaccacagtaggagggtcctgctgctgccaccactaggctccttcaccagcacctagaaacgcttccttctgggtaacttttgctgctagtgcacccccttgctggtacacctgacctctccGTTTAGATTAGGGCTGCTGTGGATTGttccccttggcctatcacactcgccagagctgcagggtagtgggcagagcgtttgTACTGGATGCTgtgtcccaacctcagaacagccggattaCAAATTAGATTGGTCTGAGTGTCTAATTAATATGCGTCTAGCATCGGTATTTTAACCTCTCCGGTGTCTGGACATTTAAAGATGGCCGCTGAACACGTGCGATTGCCGGACAATACAGGGACCCAGCCACATCATCCCCATGCTCCCTTTTCCCACGGGTCAGCTCCTTTTAAAGAGCTAATGACGGAGGAATGGGTGTATCGTAAAAGCCActttttgtacctttttaatgtatgtttgCTCTCAGTTTCTAAAATCCTCCAAGTGTGGATGCCAAAAGCAACTTTCACTTTTATGGAACACCTTCTGGAGGGAAGTTGCACAATGGCACTAACGGCAGAGCTGATGCAACTTGCCTCTAAAATTATTGACACACCTCCTACATGGAGGTCACAACCTTCATTTTTCCAAATTAGTGATCCCCTTGTTTTGTTGTCCAGAAGCCTATACTAAGGTCATGACCTGTATGGCTGTACTTATGCATCATCAGCTCCTCATGATTGTTACATATCTGTATGATATCCTGGTGTAGACCCAATCTAGGGAGCTGACTATTTTACAACTAATTCCAGATTCCTCTCCAGCTCCTGGAGTTGCATAGCCTGATTTATAAACCGGCCCAAATCATCAATGGCCCTGTTATCTTTAATGGTGTTCCTGGGCCTCTATTATGAAATGGAGGTTTTCCAGGACAAGATGCTCTACCTATGAGCTCCAATGTCCCCATTTCTGGCCAACCTGCACACTACCATCTGATTGTGCATGAGCGTGGTGGGGTTGTAATGCCATGAGGAAAGCAGCTTCCATCCTTTTGGGGCAGAACATTTTGTTCCAACTTCTTTTGACAGGGCCAAACAGAACATATTTAAATGGcatggtttttctttttttatttaaagcatcAGCAAAAGAGCATTGTCTGAATACCGTGGTCAACCAAAAGCAACTTTCACTTTTATGGAACACCTGTTGGAGGGAAGTTGCACTAACGGCAGAGCTGATGTAACTTGCCTCTAAAATCATTGACACACCTCCTACATGAAGGTCACGACCGTCATTTTTCCAAATTAGTGATCCCCTGCACACATACAAGGTTTTGAAAATCCTGCCTGTTCTGGTGCAAACAATATGGCTTTTTACCTGAGGTATTTCatatctttcattttttttctctccatggGTACCTGGAAAAGGCCTTGTTCTAAATTGTTTCCAGGTGCAGATTTCTCTCATTTCTGAGGTTAGCAGATTTTTACAAGGAGCAGGCCTGTGTTCCATTCTCCTCAAGCTCCATGGGACCTGAACAGACTATGAAGGTCTTACAAGGTACTTGACCCCATTTGTTCTGTTCCATCATGTGTTCTCACTTGGCGTTTTAGCCTAGCTATTGTTTAGGCTAGGCAAGTCTCTGAACTGGAAATTCTTTTTCATATCTTATTTTCCACAAAAATAAGGCAGTCCTTTGTATGGTTCTCTCATTCTAACCAAAGGTGGTCTCACATCAAGCAGGAGTTGGTGGTGCCACAGTAAGGGATGCAGGGACTCCAACCAGTCTCCTGCTTGATCAGAAAAGCCTATTCTATGGTGACGGTACTGATTACTTTGCTGTTGGTCCTTCCTGGGCAGTACATCAAGTAGTAAACAGTGTTTGTAGCGTAAGATGATTGTTACACTATACATTGAAACATGAAAATTGATGGCCAAAAATAATGttttggtccatctagtctgaccATTTCAGTGcctatgtttttggtgtgtgtgttttgcaaTGCAGTGATGCAATAGGGGTTTTTCACTCTAAAGCCTAACAAGAGCCAAGTCTGTCCCATgcattttttaatgatttaaCTATGACTCGCCACTGCTGCTAGGCTATATTGCCATTTCTATGAAGATGTGCTTCTTTACGTTGAATGTTTCATATCACTTATGTCCCTTTAGTCCTCTAAAGTGTACATGTTACACTTTGTAGTTGTATATCATTATCTTTTACTTACAAAGCGCTATGGGATCATAgtgcaaacaaattacatacagtgacatgaaacagaaggtaaagatggccctgcacaccTCTGCTTGCAATCGAAGTGGTGTGAGGAACAATCTGTACTTAAGGAAGCGGAATAATTGTAGCTGCTAGTGGGGAAAGTATTAGACTACTGCAAGACAGAAGCATTATCAATCAGCAATATTAAAACTGCCATTGATGACTGGTATTTTTGTGTGACTACTGGTGGTGTGGTATAGTTGAAAAGATGATAGATAGGTGGAACCATAAAAGATGaattagtcattgtagaaatcttattACACCTGCTGCTAACCACGGCCATAGTCCACCATTTCTATTAACCCTTTCctctctccgaccaccatcttctctctttctctcctcccctccccacgCCCATTCCTACTcagtccaggcgcaaccttgacgctcttgatcctactactctgtcctctactctggattctctcctttctcccctttcctcccaggcctgccccaacctggcggtctccctctacaaccacacgctcacctctgctcttgacgCCGTCGCCCCGGCCCTCTCTGTCAACCCCCGTTGCTCCAggccccaaccctggcactccaaattcacacGCTTCcgccaaaaatgctcccgtacggctgaacgacactggagaaaatcttgctccctggctgattttcgccattttaagttcatccacttctcccttctcattctcttggatctctcagcggcctttgacaccgttgaccagccgctcctgctccacacccttcaatcctttggcctctctggctccgtcctgtcctggttcacctcttaccttgctgaccgttccttctctgtcaccacctctggatctctctcccccccctcctcccttccagtaggggtcccccaaggctctgttctcggaccc harbors:
- the LOC142100719 gene encoding gap junction alpha-3 protein-like → MGDWNLLGKLLEKAQEHSTVVGKVWLTVLFIFRILVLGTAAEKVWGDELSGFTCDTKQPGCQNVCYDRTFPISHIRFWVLQIIFVSTPTLIYLGHILHLVRLEEKQKQKEKLRQSKGDTPSDKQLLLDSTKPSKPSIKDDMGKVRLRGALLRTYVFNVLFKTLFEVGFIVAQYFLYGFQLQPLYTCSRWPCPNTVNCYISRPTEKTIFIMFMLVVACLSLLLNLIEIYYLGFTKCRQGLAGAHCESGPKLPVKTGTITHTHIIPHYPHFSPSEKGSNFSPSLPFPLSSSKNTPSAIDSSQAARKQNRDNQAVERNGIPELNVASDSGSEMDHAEQQRIQSRQSRQSSTRSRPGALAV